The DNA region GCCGATGATGACGACGCCGACGAGGATGGTGGCGATCGAGACAGCGGCCGGTCCGTCGGCGCCGTGTTCTTCCTGACTTTCCCGCTTCCGCTCGGAGCGCGGATAGCTGTAGCTGAAGAAATAGCTGTGCTGGCCGACCTGCATACGCAGGAAGAGGCCGTAGAGAGCGATCATCGCGACGATGGTAAAGGCGGAATAATAGTGCCACTTATCGCTCGGCACGAATTCCGGCACGATCATCGAAATGCCCATGGCGGTCAGGATCATCACGCCGTAGGTCTTGCCCGAATTGTCGTTGTAGGGCTGCTCCCCATGCTTGAGGCCGCCAAGGAGGGCCGCGAGGCCGAGGATGCCGTTGATATCGAACATCAGGGCCGAGTAGATCGTGTCGCGCACGAGCGTCGGCGAGCTCTCGCCGCTCATCATGGTGGCGAGGATGATGACTTCGACGGCGAGAGCCGAAAGTGTCAGAATCATCGTGCCGTAGGGATCACCGACCTTGACGGCGAGGAGTTCGGCATGATGGGCGACGCGGATGGAGGCGAGTACGATGGTGGCGACCAAGGCGGCGGTGGCGATGAGCGCCAAGCCGCGCCCCATCTCGATAACCGTGTGTTCCAGAAGATAGGCCATCACCGCGACGACGAGTGCGGTGACCAGAAACCTCTCCTCGTTAAGGCGTGACGCGATACCCAAGCCTCGGCTCCCGTTGTGATTCACGCCTTTTAACTAAGTCACTGATTTCGGAAGGGAAGCGCACGGTGGCACTCTGCTATTTGCAGTCTTCGGCGTTTAATGGAATACTGAACGCCATCGGGGCCGGAAAGCAGATCGCGGCGTCCTCGAATTCTCGTCACGCGGCCGCGATGATCCGGACCCTGTCCGGAAGCATGCGAATGCGCAACAAGATGATGAGGAGACGGATGCATGATCAAGGTGGTCTATGAAGTCGTGCCGCATGACGGCGGTTGGGCCTACAGGCTTGGAGGCGTCTATTCCGAGGCATTCCCGACCCATGCCGAGGCGCTCGAAGCTGCGCGCATCGTCGCGGCCGAACAGCAGGTCGGCGGCGATTCCGCCGAGATCAGCTGGCAGGACGAAAACGGCAAATGGCATGAGGAATATGCTGAGGGCGGTGACCGGCCGGAAACCGAGGTGGTCGACGGCTTATGGCAGGAGCGATCGGCTGGAGCCTCGCAGAGCGCTGGACATTAACCCTAAAGCGCGTCGTGATCTTTCAGATTCGCTCGCTGCGATTTAAGTCCTTGTCTTTGCGCATGCCGTTATCGCACAACCGCGCGCTTTTGCGCGACATGCACCTAGCCCCTCAATGCCCGCGTGACAATCGTGTCGACAAACTCGCGCTTCTCAGTGGTATAGCGATCGCCATCCATTCGGAATTCAGCTGCCAGCCTGCGTTTCAGCGCGGCATAATCGGCCGCCGCCTCGGGATGCGCGATGAGATAATCCCGGAAAGCCAGCCTGTTTCGATGCGTGCCGTTGCCGGCCGGGCAAAGGTAGACGCGCTCCGCCGGCATCGAACCTCTCGATAAGAATGCCCAAACCTCGTCGTCATAGCGGTTGCCGCGCGGTTCGTAGTTTTCCGAGAGAAGCACCTGCGTCGCATTCTCGATATGCTCCAGACCGGGAAGGACAATGTCGATATCGATGAGGGGCTTGGCGGCCATACCGGGTATGGCGGTGCTGCCGACGTGATCGATGGCGAGCGCCTGCGGCAGCAAAGCCAACAGCTTGGCTCGGATGCGCTGGAAAGCTTCCGGCCATTCCCTGTCATAGCTCACGAGTTCAACCGGCTTGTGCATCGTTATCTCCATAGATGCTGCGAGATTGCCCATGATTCTCATCGAAAATCGATCTCGATCTCCGCTTGCGCGCCGGTGGAATGACGATGGTAAGCCCGGATCCCCTTGACCAGCGCGTCGAAAGTGGCGCGGCAGCGCGGTGAGGTCTTCAGGCTTTCGTGCATGACCACCCATGTGCCGAGCGGAATCTCGAACGCATCGGGAAGCACATGCACGAGGTCGGGGTTTTCGCGGGCCAGTCCGATCTGGCAGAGGCCGATGCCGACGCCGGCGCGGATTGCGGAGAGCTGGGCAAGATTGCTGTCGGTCCTGTAGGAGAATTTGATCCCTTCGGGCGCCGGATAGCGTTTCATCACCATGCGGACGTAGGCCGTCTGCCGGTCGAAGCCGATGAGCCGGTGGTTGGCGAGGTCCGCCATGGTTTGCGGAATGCTGTGCCGTTCGAGATAGCGGCGGTGGGCGTGGAAGCCGATCGGGATGTCGCCGATGCGGCGCACCATGAGAGCATCCTGCTGCGGCTCGGCCATGCGTACGGCGATATCGGCCTCGCGATTTACCAGATCTTCGATCGCATCGGATGCCGAGAGCTCGATGTGGAGTTCGGGATAGGCTTCCTGCAGCGGCCCGAGAATCCGAGGCAGGATCTCGACGGCGACGACCTCGCTGGCGCTGACCCTGACCGTTCCGGCTACCCTCTCGCGCTCGCCGGATGCGGTGCGCAAAAGGGCGGCGGCGGTTGCCGCCAGCGTTTCGGCATAGGGTTTCAGCGCCTGTGCGGCGTCGGTTGGCACGAGGCCGTTCGGCGACCGGATGAAGAGCTCGGCGCCGATCGCCTGTTCCAGTGCGTCGACATGGCGGCCTATGGTCGGCTGCGTCAGCCCCAGTTCGCGCGCGGCGGCCGAAAGCGACCCCTGCTGGAGCACGGTCAGGAAACTGCGGTAGAAATCCCAGCTTGGTTCGAGAGGCATATGTTTTTGTATAACTGATCCACTTATTTCGTCAATTTTGTTTATCGGAAAGCAGGGGCATAGTCATCTCATGCAATTGAAAGGAGATGATTGCGATGAGTGGAGAGACCAAGATCACGGCGCTGGTTCTCGGCGCGACCGGCGGCATCGGCGGCGCAATCGCCCGCAAGCTTCTCGCCCGCGGGTGGCGCATCCGGGCGCTCAACCGCGACGCCGCCAAGGCATCGAAGAACGAGCCGGCATTCGAATGGGTGCAGGGCGACGCGATGAATGCCAGCGACGTGCTGGAGGCGGCTGAAGGTGTTGACCTGATTGTCCACGCGGTCAATCCGCCCGGCTATCGCGACTGGGAAAAGCTCGTGCTGCCGATGCTCGACAATACCATTGCCGCCGCTCGCGCCGTCGGTGCGCGCATCGTTCTGCCGGGCAACGTCTATAATTTCGGTCCCGATGCTCTGCCGGCGCCGACGGAGGAAAGCCCGCAGCATCCGGTGACCAGGAAGGGTGCGATCCGTGTCGAGATGGAGACGCGGCTGAAGGCGGCATCGCAATCCGGCGCGGGCGCGATCATCGTGCGGGCCGGCGATTTCTTCGGTCCGGGCGCAACGGCCAACAGCTGGTTTTCATCGGGGCTGGTGACGCCGGGCAAGCCGGTTGGCACAATCAAGAATCCGGGACGGCGCGGCGTCGGCCATCAGTGGACCTATCTGCCCGACATGGCGGAAACCATCGTCCAGCTCATCGAGCGGGCCGATCGGCTGCCGCCCTTTGCCGTTTATCATATGGATGGCTTCTGGGATGCCGATGGCATGCAGATGGCGGAAGCGATCAAGCGCGTTTCCGGTGGCAAAGCAAAGATCGCCGGCTTCCCGTGGTGGATCGTGCCGCTCGCCGCGCCTTTTATGCCCATCATGAGGGAGATCAAGGAGATGCGCTATCTCTGGAAGGTGCCGCTCAGGATGAGCAACGCCAAGCTTGTGGCCGAACTCGGCAAGGAGCCGCGCACACCGATCGATGAGGCGGTGAGAGCCACACTCGTGGCCCTCGGCTGCCTGCCCGAACCGCATCACGACACAGCGGCCGCCTTCATTGCGCATTCGCCGGTTTCACCTCGTTAAGGTTGGTAACGCTTCATTTCGATCGCTGAGATAGGCCCGCCAAGTTCCATATCCTGGATAATCGTCATTGTCGACATTCAGCCGGTGATGCGCCTGCCGGTCTCTGCCGCCTCATCGGGGCGGAGAGCCAGGAATTCGAAGAGCCGGGCCACCGCTTCCGCGCCGGGATCGATATGGCCTTCGAGCTGCTTGGCGTTGATGTATGCGGCGCGTCCGGCTTTCGCATGAACGAGCGTGGCGGTCAGGTCCGCGCCGGCGCGGGCGGCTTCCGCAGCCGCGGCAAATCCCACGTCGAGCGCATCCAGGGCCGGCGAGAGAGCATCGACCATCGTCCGATCGCCCAGACGCGCGCCGCCGATCTCCTGCATTCGGGAGAGGCCGGCCTTGAGGGCTTCGCGAATGCTCAGCCCGCTCGATGCGCCATCGCCGGCCGCGGCAAAGAAGATTGCGAGAAGCACACCCGAGGAGCCGCCCATGGTCTGGCTGAGTTCCTGCCCCATGGCCCGGAAGAGCTGGGTGTGATCAGAGAGGGGGAGACGATCAAGCGCCTCGATGAGCGAGCGGGCAGCACCGGCCAAGGTCGAACCGGTATCGCCGTCGCCCGACTTCGCATCGAGCGCATTCAAGTCCCTCTCCGCGCCGATGAGAAGATTGCAGCAATCCGTCAGGAACTGGCGGGTGGGTTCGTGCCTTGATGCAATCGGGGCGATCGGCGTCAATCCGTCCGGCAGCGAAAGCACCGTAACAGGTTTGACGGCTGTCACGCCCGGCCAGGCGGCAAGTTCAACCGGCTTGGAAAGAAGCTCCAGTTCTGCCTTGCCGGCAGGGAAGACCGAGATTGAGAATCCCTGCATGTCGAGAGACGTCATCATCGGCGCCGGTCCGACGATGTGTGAAATCCTGCCCGCGATGGCTGACTGGAGGAGTTCGTGAACGACGACCGACATTTCCAGGACCGAGGTGCCGCCGAGGTTGTTCACGAGGACGACGTGAGATCTGTCATCCATCGATTGCGCAAGACGCTCGACCATCGCGGCGACCGCGCCTTTCGCACCCGAATATTCGACCTGCTCGACACCGGCTTCACCGTGAATGCCGAGACCGAGCTCGGCGTGACCGTCCGGAATTCGGTGCTCCTTCGGAGAGCCCGGCACTGTGCACGTATCGAGCGACATGCCGATCGAACTGGTGTTTTCGATCACCCGGCGCGCGGCTTTGCTCACCGCCCCGAGGTCGGCGCCGCTCTCGGCGAGCGCACCCGCGATCTTGTGAACGAACAGGGTTCCGGCCACGCCGCGGGACTGCGGGAGATCCGGCAGCGCGATGTCGTCATCCACGATGACCATGCTGACGTTCAGGCCAAAGGCGCGTGCGCGTTCGGCGGCGAGACCGAAATTGAGGCGGTCGCCGGTATAGTTCTTCACGATGAGCAGGCAGCCGGCTGGTCCGGTGACGGCCAGGATACCGGCAAGGATCGCGTCCACGCTCGGCGAGGCAAAGACATCGCCGCATACGGCTGCAGTCAGCATCCCCTTGCCGACGAAACCGGCGTGTGCGGGCTCGTGTCCCGAGCCGCCGCCGGAGACGATCGCAACCTTGCTCTTGTCCCAATCGGAGCGGACGACGACGCGAATATGCGGATATCCGTCGAGGCGGCTGAGCGCGCCGCCGGATGCGGCCAGAAGGCCGTCGAGTGCTTCGGTGACCGCGTTTTCCTTGCTGTTGAGGAACTGTGACATTCTCGCCTCCCTTAAACTAAGCGCATGCCGGCCGCGTCGAAATAGAGCGGCTTGTTCGGCTGGATCTTGATGGTTTCACCGCCCTTGAGCTCGGTATGGACGTCGGTGACGGTGATCAGATTATGTGTCTTGAACGTGATATGGAGGCGCGTCTGATCGCCGAGATGTTCGACGCGCGTAACCGTCGCATCCTGGCCATCGCCCTGATCGATATGCTCGGGCCGCAAGCCGATCGATTTGGCCTTCGCCGGCGCGCCTGGGAAGAGCTCCGCGGGAATGACATTGATGCGGGGCTGCCCGAGGCGCGTCGCGGCGTAGATGCTGACCGGATGTTCGTAGATCTCACGCGGGGAGCCGAACTGGACGAGCCTGCCCTCTTGGAGAACGCCGACATGGGTTGCCATCGTCATCGCCTCGACCTGGTCGTGGGTGACATAGAGCAGCGTCGCGCCGGATCTGGCCTGGATATTCTTGAGCTCGATTCGGAGATCGGCGCGAAGCTTGGCGTCGAGTGAGCTCAGCGGCTCATCCATCAGATAGATCTGCGGGTTCCTGACCAGTGCGCGCCCGATCGACACGCGCTGCATTTCTCCGCCCGATAGCGCGGTCGCCTTGTTGTCGAGCTTGTGGGAGATCTGGAGGATTTCCGCAATCGCGTTCACCTTCTCGTCGATCACGCGCTGCGGCGTCTTCAGCAAGGGCGACTTCAGGGGAAATTCCAGGTTCTGGCGGACCGACAGATGCGGATAGAGCGAATATTGCTGGAACACCATGGCGACGTTGCGCTGGGCCGGCGTCAGGCCGCGCATGGACCGTCCGCCGATCATGACTTCGCCGACATCGGGGTTGTCGAGGCCGGACACCATGCGCAAAGTCGTCGTCTTGCCCGCACCCGTCGGTCCAAGAAGGACCACGAACGAGCCGTCGGGGACGATCATCGAGACGTCATCGAGTGCACGATGGCCGGCGAAGGATTTGGTGATGTTTTTCAGGATGACCTCAGCCACGGCGCACCACTCCTTCGTTGGCCTCGGAAACAAGCGCGTTTCCGGTCGCAGAGTCAAAGATCGTCAGGTTCCTGGAATCGAAATCCAGGCCGATCAGTTCGTCGACATGTGCGGATTGATTGGACGGTGTGCGGGCCTTGATCTCACCGTGGGCGGTGTCGATCGTGACGATCTGCGTCGTGCCGAGATATTCGACGGCAATAACCCGCCCGCGATAGGCTGAATCGTCGGTGAAGCTGATATGTTCGGGTCTTACGCCCAGGGCGAGTTTGCCAAGGCGTTCGTCCCGGCAGACCGGAACCTTCACCACGTGTCCGGCGAGGCTGACCTGGTCGTCGCCGGCGCCGATCGAGCCTTCAAATTCGAGGAAATTCATCGGCGGCGAGCCGATGAATTTCGCAACAAACTTCGTCGCTGGCCAGTCGTAGATCTGCTGGGGCTTGCCGAATTGTTCGACGACGCCGTGGTTCATCACCACGATCTTGTCGCCCATCTGCATGGCTTCCAGCTGGTCATGGGTCACATAAACGGTGGTCGCGCCCATGCGGTCATGCAGAGCCCGCAATTCTTCGGCCATGTGCTCGCGGAACTCGGCGTCGAGCGCGCCGAGCGGCTCGTCCATGAGGAAGGCCTTCGGATTGCGCACGATGGCGCGACCGAGCGCGACGCGCTGCCGATCGCCGCCGGAGAGGCCACCGACCGGCTTATCGAGGATGTTCTCGATCTTCAGGATCTTCGCGACTTCCGCGACGCGCGCGGTGACCTCGGCCCTCCTCATGCCCTGGCTCACCAAGGGATAGGAAATGTTCTTGCGGACGTTCATGTGGGGATAGAGAGCGAACATCTGGAAGACGAAGGCGATGTCGCGCTCGCTCGCCCTCTTCAT from Rhizobium sp. NLR16a includes:
- a CDS encoding calcium:proton antiporter; its protein translation is MGIASRLNEERFLVTALVVAVMAYLLEHTVIEMGRGLALIATAALVATIVLASIRVAHHAELLAVKVGDPYGTMILTLSALAVEVIILATMMSGESSPTLVRDTIYSALMFDINGILGLAALLGGLKHGEQPYNDNSGKTYGVMILTAMGISMIVPEFVPSDKWHYYSAFTIVAMIALYGLFLRMQVGQHSYFFSYSYPRSERKRESQEEHGADGPAAVSIATILVGVVIIGLLAEFMSAFMTEGLRDSGAPIAVTAVVVAAISAAPEILTALRAALKNRMQATVNIAMGASLSTVILTVPVMEAIALYTGQPFIMAMTPVQTVMVTITLIAAAINLNDGETNAIEGMTHFILFATFVMLTALGL
- a CDS encoding DUF2188 domain-containing protein; amino-acid sequence: MIKVVYEVVPHDGGWAYRLGGVYSEAFPTHAEALEAARIVAAEQQVGGDSAEISWQDENGKWHEEYAEGGDRPETEVVDGLWQERSAGASQSAGH
- a CDS encoding GrpB family protein; amino-acid sequence: MTMHKPVELVSYDREWPEAFQRIRAKLLALLPQALAIDHVGSTAIPGMAAKPLIDIDIVLPGLEHIENATQVLLSENYEPRGNRYDDEVWAFLSRGSMPAERVYLCPAGNGTHRNRLAFRDYLIAHPEAAADYAALKRRLAAEFRMDGDRYTTEKREFVDTIVTRALRG
- a CDS encoding LysR family transcriptional regulator; this encodes MPLEPSWDFYRSFLTVLQQGSLSAAARELGLTQPTIGRHVDALEQAIGAELFIRSPNGLVPTDAAQALKPYAETLAATAAALLRTASGERERVAGTVRVSASEVVAVEILPRILGPLQEAYPELHIELSASDAIEDLVNREADIAVRMAEPQQDALMVRRIGDIPIGFHAHRRYLERHSIPQTMADLANHRLIGFDRQTAYVRMVMKRYPAPEGIKFSYRTDSNLAQLSAIRAGVGIGLCQIGLARENPDLVHVLPDAFEIPLGTWVVMHESLKTSPRCRATFDALVKGIRAYHRHSTGAQAEIEIDFR
- a CDS encoding NAD-dependent epimerase/dehydratase family protein, which codes for MSGETKITALVLGATGGIGGAIARKLLARGWRIRALNRDAAKASKNEPAFEWVQGDAMNASDVLEAAEGVDLIVHAVNPPGYRDWEKLVLPMLDNTIAAARAVGARIVLPGNVYNFGPDALPAPTEESPQHPVTRKGAIRVEMETRLKAASQSGAGAIIVRAGDFFGPGATANSWFSSGLVTPGKPVGTIKNPGRRGVGHQWTYLPDMAETIVQLIERADRLPPFAVYHMDGFWDADGMQMAEAIKRVSGGKAKIAGFPWWIVPLAAPFMPIMREIKEMRYLWKVPLRMSNAKLVAELGKEPRTPIDEAVRATLVALGCLPEPHHDTAAAFIAHSPVSPR
- a CDS encoding dihydroxyacetone kinase subunit DhaK, which produces MSQFLNSKENAVTEALDGLLAASGGALSRLDGYPHIRVVVRSDWDKSKVAIVSGGGSGHEPAHAGFVGKGMLTAAVCGDVFASPSVDAILAGILAVTGPAGCLLIVKNYTGDRLNFGLAAERARAFGLNVSMVIVDDDIALPDLPQSRGVAGTLFVHKIAGALAESGADLGAVSKAARRVIENTSSIGMSLDTCTVPGSPKEHRIPDGHAELGLGIHGEAGVEQVEYSGAKGAVAAMVERLAQSMDDRSHVVLVNNLGGTSVLEMSVVVHELLQSAIAGRISHIVGPAPMMTSLDMQGFSISVFPAGKAELELLSKPVELAAWPGVTAVKPVTVLSLPDGLTPIAPIASRHEPTRQFLTDCCNLLIGAERDLNALDAKSGDGDTGSTLAGAARSLIEALDRLPLSDHTQLFRAMGQELSQTMGGSSGVLLAIFFAAAGDGASSGLSIREALKAGLSRMQEIGGARLGDRTMVDALSPALDALDVGFAAAAEAARAGADLTATLVHAKAGRAAYINAKQLEGHIDPGAEAVARLFEFLALRPDEAAETGRRITG
- a CDS encoding ABC transporter ATP-binding protein — translated: MAEVILKNITKSFAGHRALDDVSMIVPDGSFVVLLGPTGAGKTTTLRMVSGLDNPDVGEVMIGGRSMRGLTPAQRNVAMVFQQYSLYPHLSVRQNLEFPLKSPLLKTPQRVIDEKVNAIAEILQISHKLDNKATALSGGEMQRVSIGRALVRNPQIYLMDEPLSSLDAKLRADLRIELKNIQARSGATLLYVTHDQVEAMTMATHVGVLQEGRLVQFGSPREIYEHPVSIYAATRLGQPRINVIPAELFPGAPAKAKSIGLRPEHIDQGDGQDATVTRVEHLGDQTRLHITFKTHNLITVTDVHTELKGGETIKIQPNKPLYFDAAGMRLV
- a CDS encoding ABC transporter ATP-binding protein: MAQIRIQNVRKDFGAFNAVKASTFTVEDGEFFMLLGPSGCGKTTTLRMMAGLELPTSGEIYIGGEEVGMKRASERDIAFVFQMFALYPHMNVRKNISYPLVSQGMRRAEVTARVAEVAKILKIENILDKPVGGLSGGDRQRVALGRAIVRNPKAFLMDEPLGALDAEFREHMAEELRALHDRMGATTVYVTHDQLEAMQMGDKIVVMNHGVVEQFGKPQQIYDWPATKFVAKFIGSPPMNFLEFEGSIGAGDDQVSLAGHVVKVPVCRDERLGKLALGVRPEHISFTDDSAYRGRVIAVEYLGTTQIVTIDTAHGEIKARTPSNQSAHVDELIGLDFDSRNLTIFDSATGNALVSEANEGVVRRG